The window TGTTATCAATATAGTCCCGGGTTTTTCCCGGGATTTTTTGTTTACAAACAAGAAGGTTAGCTGAGGCTCAATGCTTTTGATATGGGATGTAAAAAATAAGCCTGAAATGATATTGGGATTAAAATAAAATTAATTTTAAGGTCAAATAATACTACAGACCCTATCATTATCAAAAAACCAATTAAATATAAATAAACAACACTTATTTGTGAAATAAAATCCCGATTAATCCTTATATTAGCAATCGAAAAATAATTCAATTGAATAAATGAAAAAGATCGCTGTTTTTTTATTTACCTCGCTAGCATTGCAAAATATAGGAGCCCAAAATTTTATACAAGCTTATAAAAACAGAGCGGATATGGTTTCTCAAACCAATATTACAAACAATCTTACTTATTTTGAAAGTCTGGGCGTAAAGACAACCGGGTCCACGGCAAATACCAATGCTCTGAATTGGTTGAAGAATAAATATCTTTCTTATGGGTATACTGCAAGCCAAATTGAGGAAGATCCTTTTACTTACTTGGATTTTAATGGTACTCCTATAAGTTCTAAAAATTTGGTCATTACCAAAACAGGAACTGTTTATCCTGATAAATATGTAATTATCTGTGGGCATTTTGACACCATTACCGGACCTGGAGTGAGTGATAACGGAAGCGGAACTTCTATTCTTTTAGAGGCAGCAAGAATATTGCAAAATGTTCCAACTGAATATTCCATTAAGTTTATTCATTTTTCAGGAGAAGAGCAAGGTTTGAAAGGCAGCTACCATTATGCAGACAATATTGCCTACCAGGGAAGTACCCGTAAGCTGGATATCAAATTAGTATTTAATATTGATCAGGTAGGCGGCCAGCTAGGTAATAACAATAATACGATAATATGTGAAAAAGACATCAGCGGAATGTCTGGGAATAATGCAGCATCAGCTACAATTACCCAAGAGCTGGCTGCTTGTACCGGACTTTATTCTCCGCTTCTGACTTCTACTTCTAATGCCTATAGCTCAGATTATATCCCTTTCGAACAAAAAGGAGAAATTATTACCGGCTTTTATGAATATATCAGAAGTGAAAAC of the Chryseobacterium capnotolerans genome contains:
- a CDS encoding M28 family peptidase yields the protein MKKIAVFLFTSLALQNIGAQNFIQAYKNRADMVSQTNITNNLTYFESLGVKTTGSTANTNALNWLKNKYLSYGYTASQIEEDPFTYLDFNGTPISSKNLVITKTGTVYPDKYVIICGHFDTITGPGVSDNGSGTSILLEAARILQNVPTEYSIKFIHFSGEEQGLKGSYHYADNIAYQGSTRKLDIKLVFNIDQVGGQLGNNNNTIICEKDISGMSGNNAASATITQELAACTGLYSPLLTSTSNAYSSDYIPFEQKGEIITGFYEYIRSENEHTTDDTFANIDPVYVFNVGKAAVGALQHFAIATTTNNILGTQETTGQKLSEDFTIYPNPAKNLLTLELPQKPQQFTVEISDMTGNIILRAENQNKIDTTPLNNGMYMISVKTDKNHLTKKADHPKITHRYFLVR